The following nucleotide sequence is from Pectobacterium sp. A5351.
CACGAGCCGCGCCCCTTGCGCGACGGGCTGGCGGTATTGGCGGCGCTGAAAGAAACCGCAAGAATTCGTTAACTGCACATTCGGGATATTTCTCTATATTCGCGCTTCATCAGAAAACTGAAGGAACCTCCATTGAATCGAACTAATATTTTTTTTGGTGAATCGCATTCTGACTGGTTGCCTGTCAGAGGCGGAGAATCTGGTGATTTTGTTTTTCGACGTGGTGACGGGCATGCCTTCGCGAAAATCGCACCTGCTTCCCGCCGCGGTGAGCTCGCTGGAGAGCGTGACCGCCTCATTTGGCTCAAAGGTCGAGGTGTGGCTTGCCCCGAGGTCATCAACTGGCAGGAGGAACAGGAGGGTGCATGCTTGGTGATAACGGCAATTCCGGGAGTACCGGCGGCTGATCTGTCTGGAGCGGATTTGCTCAAAGCGTGGCCGTCAATGGGGCAGCAACTTGGCGCTGTTCACAGCCTATCGGTTGATCAATGTCCGTTTGAGCGCAGGCTGTCGCGAATGTTCGGACGCGCCGTTGATGTGGTGTCCCGCAATGCCGTCAATCCCGACTTCTTACCGGACGAGGACAAGAGTACGCCGCAGCTCGATCTTTTGGCTCGTGTCGAACGAGAGCTACCGGTGCGGCTCGACCAAGAGCGCACCGATATGGTTGTTTGCCATGGTGATCCCTGCATGCCGAACTTCATGGTGGACCCTAAAACTCTTCAATGCACGGGTCTGATCGACCTTGGGCGGCTCGGAACAGCAGATCGCTATGCCGATTTGGCACTCATGATTGCTAACGCCGAAGAGAACTGGGCAGCGCCAGATGAAGCAGAGCGCGCCTTCGCTGTCCTATTCAATGTATTGGGGATCGAAGCCCCCGACCGCGAACGCCTTGCCTTCTATCTGCGATTGGACCCTCTGACTTGGGGTTGATGTTCATGCCGCCTGTTTTTCCTGCTCATTGGCACGTTTCGCAACCTGTTCTCATTGCGGACACCTTTTCCAGCCTCGTTTGGAAAGTTTCATTGCCAGACGGGACTCCTGCAATCGTCAAGGGATTGAAACCTATAGAAGACATTGCTGATGAACTGCGCGGGGCCGACTATCTGGTATGGCGCAATGGGAGGGGAGCAGTCCGGTTGCTCGGTCGTGAGAACAATCTGATGTTGCTCGAATATGCCGGGGAGCGAATGCTCTCTCACATCGTTGCCGAGCACGGCGACTACCAGGCGACCGAAATTGCAGCGGAACTAATGGCGAAGCTGTATGCCGCATCTGAGGAACCCCTGCCTTCTGCCCTTCTCCCGATCCGGGATCGCTTTGCAGCTTTGTTTCAGCGGGCGCGCGATGATCAAAACGCAGGTTGTCAAACTGACTACGTCCACGCGGCGATTATAGCCGATCAAATGATGAGCAATGCCTCGGAACTGCGTGGGCTACATGGCGATCTGCATCATGAAAACATCATGTTCTCCAGTCGCGGCTGGCTGGTGATAGATCCCGTCGGTCTGGTCGGTGAAGTGGGCTTTGGCGCCGCCAATATGTTCTACGATCCGGCTGACAGAGACGACCTTTGTCTCGATCCTAGACGCATTGCACAGATGGCGGACGCATTCTCTCGTGCGCTGGACGTCGATCCGCGTCGCCTGCTCGACCAGGCGTACGCTTATGGGTGCCTTTCCGCAGCTTGGAACGCGGATGGAGAAGAGGAGCAACGCGATCTAGCTATCGCGGCCGCGATCAAGCAGGTGCGACAGACGTCATACTAGATATCAAGCGACTTCTCCTATCCCCTGGGAACACATCAATCTCACCGGAGAATATCGCTGGCCAAAGCCTTAGCGTAGGATTCCGCCCCTTCCCGCAAACGACCCCAAACAGGAAACGCAGCTGAAACGGGAAGCTCAACACCCACTGACGCATGGGTTGTTCAGGCAGTACTTCATCAACCAGCAAGGCGGCACTTTCGGCCATCCGCCGCGCCCCACAGCTCGGGCAGAAACCGCGACGCTTACAGCTGAAAGCGACCAGGTGCTCGGCGTGGCAAGACTCGCAGCGAACCCGTAGAAAGCCATGCTCCAGCCGCCCGCATTGGAGAAATTCTTCAAATTCCCGTTGCACATAGCCCGGCAATTCCTTTCCCTGCTCTGCCATAAGCGCAGCGAATGCCGGGTAATACTCGTCAACGATCTGATAGAGAAGGGTTTGCTCGGGTCGGTGGCTCTGGTAACGACCAGTATCCCGATCCCGGCTGGCCGTCCTGGCCGCCACATGAGGCATGTTCCGCGTCCTTGCAATACTGTGTTTACATACAGTCTATCGCTTAGCGGAAAGTTCTTTTACCCTCAGCCGAAATGCCTGCCGTTGCTAGACATTGCCAGCCAGTGCCCGTCACTCCCGTACTAACTGTCACGAACCCCTGCAATAACTGTCACGCCCCCCTGCAATAACTGTCACGAACCCCTGCAATAACTGTCACGCCCCCAAACCTGCAAACCCAGCAGGGGCGGGGGCTGGCGGGGTGTTGGAAAAATCCATCCATGATTATCTAAGAATAATCCACTAGGCGCGGTTATCAGCGCCCTTGTGGGGCGCTGCTGCCCTTGCCCAATATGCCCGGCCAGAGGCCGGATAGCTGGTCTATTCGCTGCGCTAGGCTACACACCGCCCCACCGCTGCGCGGCAGGGGGAAAGGCGGGCAAAGCCCGCTAAACCCCACACCAAACCCCGCAGAAATACGCTGGAGCGCTTTTAGCCGCTTTAGCGGCCTTTCCCCCTACCCGAAGGGTGGGGGCGCGTGTGCAGCCCCGCAGGGCCTGTCTCGGTCGATCATTCAGCCCGGCTCATCCTTCTGGCGTGGCGGCAGACCGAACAAGGCGCGGTCGTGGTCGCGTTCAAGGTACGCATCCATTGCCGCCATGAGCCGATCCTCCGGCCACTCGCTGCTGTTCACCTTGGCCAAAATCATGGCCCCCACCAGCACCTTGCGCCTTGTTTCGTTCTTGCGCTCTTGCTGCTGTTCCCTTGCCCGCACCCGCTGAATTTCGGCATTGATTCGCGCTCGTTGTTCTTCGAGCTTGGCCAGCCGATCCGCCGCCTTGTTGCTCCCCTTAACCATCTTGACACCCCATTGTTAATGTGCTGTCTCGTAGGCTATCATGGAGGCACAGCGGCGGCAATCCCGACCCTACTTTGTAGGGGAGGGCGCACTTACCGGTTTCTCTTCGAGAAACTGGCCTAACGGCCACCCTTCGGGCGGTGCGCTCTCCGAGGGCCATTGCATGGAGCCGAAAAGCAAAAGCAACAGCGAGGCAGCATGGCGATTTATCACCTTACGGCGAAAACCGGCAGCAGGTCGGGCGGCCAATCGGCCAGGGCCAAGGCCGACTACATCCAGCGCGAAGGCAAGTATGCCCGCGACATGGATGAAGTCTTGCACGCCGAATCCGGGCACATGCCGGAGTTCGTCGAGCGGCCCGCCGACTACTGGGATGCTGCCGACCTGTATGAACGCGCCAATGGGCGGCTGTTCAAGGAGGTCGAATTTGCCCTGCCGGTCGAGCTGACCCTCGACCAGCAGAAGGCGCTGGCGTCCGAGTTCGCCCAGCACCTGACCGGTGCCGAGCGCCTGCCGTATACGCTGGCCATCCATGCCGGTGGCGGCGAGAACCCGCACTGCCACCTGATGATCTCCGAGCGGATCAATGACGGCATCGAGCGGCCCGCCGCTCAGTGGTTCAAGCGGTACAACGGCAAGACCCCGGAGAAGGGCGGGGCACAGAAGACCGAAGCGCTCAAGCCCAAGGCATGGCTTGAGCAGACCCGCGAGGCATGGGCCGACCATGCCAACCGGGCATTAGAGCGGGCTGGCCACGACGCCCGCATTGACCACAGAACACTTGAGGCGCAGGGCATCGAGCGCCTGCCCGGTGTTCACCTGGGGCCGAACGTGGTGGAGATGGAAGGCCGGGGCATCCGCACCGACCGGGCAGACGTGGCCCTGAACATCGACACCGCCAACGCCCAGATCATC
It contains:
- the aph(3'')-Ib gene encoding aminoglycoside O-phosphotransferase APH(3'')-Ib, whose product is MNRTNIFFGESHSDWLPVRGGESGDFVFRRGDGHAFAKIAPASRRGELAGERDRLIWLKGRGVACPEVINWQEEQEGACLVITAIPGVPAADLSGADLLKAWPSMGQQLGAVHSLSVDQCPFERRLSRMFGRAVDVVSRNAVNPDFLPDEDKSTPQLDLLARVERELPVRLDQERTDMVVCHGDPCMPNFMVDPKTLQCTGLIDLGRLGTADRYADLALMIANAEENWAAPDEAERAFAVLFNVLGIEAPDRERLAFYLRLDPLTWG
- a CDS encoding aminoglycoside O-phosphotransferase APH(6)-Id, giving the protein MFMPPVFPAHWHVSQPVLIADTFSSLVWKVSLPDGTPAIVKGLKPIEDIADELRGADYLVWRNGRGAVRLLGRENNLMLLEYAGERMLSHIVAEHGDYQATEIAAELMAKLYAASEEPLPSALLPIRDRFAALFQRARDDQNAGCQTDYVHAAIIADQMMSNASELRGLHGDLHHENIMFSSRGWLVIDPVGLVGEVGFGAANMFYDPADRDDLCLDPRRIAQMADAFSRALDVDPRRLLDQAYAYGCLSAAWNADGEEEQRDLAIAAAIKQVRQTSY
- a CDS encoding mobilization protein C; translated protein: MVKGSNKAADRLAKLEEQRARINAEIQRVRAREQQQERKNETRRKVLVGAMILAKVNSSEWPEDRLMAAMDAYLERDHDRALFGLPPRQKDEPG